The Labeo rohita strain BAU-BD-2019 chromosome 19, IGBB_LRoh.1.0, whole genome shotgun sequence genome window below encodes:
- the crtap gene encoding cartilage-associated protein produces the protein MASSSHCLRLAFLLFCFSVCVLAQYEKYNFRSFPRHELMPLDSAYRHALDQYSEEKWPETVEFLEMSLRLYRLLRDSEAFCNLNCSTVRLDDETRFSDFPELHAFGNVMKRAQCLKRCKQGLPAFRQTLPSRETIEEFEKREPYKYLQFAYFKSDNLAKAVSAAYTFLLKHPDDEMMQRNMNYYKSLPGADEHLKDLETKSYETLFIRAVRAYNGDNFRTSVSDMELALRDFFKVYDECIAASEGSRQIKDFKDFYPSIADHYTEVLERKVRCESELTPVVGGFVVEKFVATMYHYLQFAYYKLNDLKNAVPCVASYMLFDPSDQVMKNNVDYYRYHREKFGLADEDFFPRAEAVRYYNQTTLQLQLLEFAKQKFQPDDEGEVLEFLDEYLDAEE, from the exons ATGGCCTCCTCATCGCACTGCCTCAGACTTGCATTTCTTTTATTCTGCTTTTCTGTTTGCGTTCTTGCGCAGTATGAGAAATACAACTTTCGTAGTTTCCCACGGCACGAGCTTATGCCGCTGGACTCGGCGTACCGACACGCTTTAGACCAGTACAGTGAGGAAAAGTGGCCCGAGACCGTTGAGTTTCTGGAGATGAGTCTCCGACTGTACCGGCTGCTCAGGGACAGCGAGGCCTTCTGTAACCTCAACTGCAGCACGGTGCGTCTCGACGACGAGACGCGCTTTAGCGACTTCCCCGAGCTGCACGCTTTCGGTAACGTGATGAAGCGAGCTCAGTGTCTGAAGCGATGCAAGCAGGGCTTACCTGCCTTTAGGCAGACGCTCCCCAGCCGAGAAACCATCGAGGAGTTTGAGAAACGGGAACCCTACAAGTACCTGCAGTTTGCTTACTTCAAA AGTGATAATTTGGCCAAAGCTGTATCTGCAGCTTACACATTCCTCCTGAAGCACCCTGATGATGAGATGATGCAGAGGAACATGAACTATTACAAGAGCTTACCTGGAGCTGATGAACATTTGAAAGACCTGGAGACCAAGTCATATGAG ACGCTGTTTATTCGGGCCGTGCGGGCCTACAATGGTGATAACTTCAGAACGTCGGTGTCAGACATGGAGTTGGCATTGAGAGACTTTTTCAAGGTGTATGACGAGTGCATCGCAGCATCAGAGGGATCCAGACAGATCAAAGACTTCAAAGACTTTTACCCGTCTATTGCAG ATCATTACACAGAGGTTCTGGAGAGGAAAGTTCGCTGTGAGAGCGAGCTGACACCGGTTGTGGGTGGATTTGTTGTTGAGAAATTTGTGGCAACCATGTACCACTACCTCCAGTTCGcttattataaat TGAATGATCTAAAGAACGCAGTACCGTGTGTGGCCAGCTACATGCTTTTTGATCCCAGTGATCAGGTGATGAAGAATAATGTGGATTATTATCGATACCACAGAGAAAAATTTGGCCTCGCCGATGAGGATTTCTTCCCTAGAGCG GAAGCAGTGCGGTATTACAATCAAACAACACTACAGCTGCAGTTGCTAGAATTTGCTAAACAGAAGTTCCAGCCGGATGATGAG GGTGAAGTCTTAGAGTTTCTTGATGAATATCTTGATGCTGAGGAATAA